Proteins encoded in a region of the Flammeovirga yaeyamensis genome:
- a CDS encoding TonB-dependent receptor produces the protein MSQKQVFLSVLFFISFITLSEAQETNFRGSVLDESTEQPLEGVEVFYKNKMVVTDKRGRFAFYSDSSQLQVKFHFLGFKDNLITLKANRSKRVFMEESFQELEEVEIHEHGHEELSLSSMNVTSLNQYTLDAEKGTTISETLSKTPGVSFISTGVGISKPTVRGMAGSRVIVSVDGIKLEDQQWGMDHGLSVGQPNVDEVEIAKGAATIKYGSDGLGGVIKMKSPQPLGHDGVEGKFGLNYKNNNQYFSGDAKINGQKGKVFYQLSGGYEDFGNYRVPADQFTYLGNIYQLKDGLLVNTGGDISSFKAAIGYEGSHWVHSLSVSNFTENVGLFPGATGIPTNNWLASFEDNRKPEVPKQEIQHNMITYNSHVDVWGGNIWFDIAHQNNERKELSDPRRHGRPLNEQGFLANYLMLKTTSANVHFDKEGKVMHWEVGANYEFQRNIRDGFDFLIPNYDQSTFGGYAMFGLPLNERVKILGGLRFDYITFNSKEYKDPYFEEPPNSGNPWQRVDDINNQYENLSASFGVQFDLFNLIGATTNIARTFRAPRANELASNGVHHGTFRHEQGNPDLNPEQGYQWDLNLSYAKKKFDVQFNPYFNYYTNYIYLSAFPEPSPLPDAGQIYKYTEAQGYFVGYEFALNWEMTRNMKLHNSVEYVYSQNTERNRSFSFVPPLSSNTELTYTHTVLSNFFSKPFASANLQLTGDQNRVDINEPTTPGYAVVGLKFGTAFNMKRVYGNLIFRVDNLFDTYYMRHLSRYRILNLPEPGRNFSINLTAWF, from the coding sequence ATGTCGCAAAAACAGGTATTTTTAAGTGTATTATTTTTTATCTCATTTATTACACTTTCAGAAGCTCAAGAAACAAACTTTAGGGGTTCTGTCTTAGACGAATCAACAGAACAACCTTTAGAAGGTGTTGAGGTATTTTATAAAAATAAAATGGTGGTGACTGATAAACGAGGTCGCTTTGCATTTTATTCTGATTCTTCACAGCTTCAAGTAAAATTTCATTTCTTAGGTTTTAAAGATAACTTGATAACACTCAAAGCTAATAGATCTAAAAGAGTGTTTATGGAGGAATCATTTCAAGAATTAGAAGAGGTTGAAATCCATGAACATGGGCACGAAGAACTCTCACTATCAAGTATGAATGTTACTTCACTGAATCAATACACTCTTGATGCTGAGAAAGGAACTACAATTTCAGAAACATTATCGAAAACACCTGGTGTATCATTTATTTCAACAGGAGTTGGAATTTCTAAACCTACCGTTCGTGGTATGGCAGGTTCCAGGGTAATTGTAAGTGTTGATGGTATTAAGTTAGAGGATCAACAATGGGGAATGGATCATGGTTTATCGGTTGGCCAACCAAATGTTGACGAAGTAGAGATAGCTAAAGGAGCAGCAACGATTAAATATGGTTCTGATGGACTTGGAGGCGTTATTAAGATGAAGTCACCGCAACCATTAGGGCATGATGGTGTTGAAGGAAAATTTGGACTAAATTATAAGAATAATAATCAATATTTTAGTGGTGATGCCAAGATAAACGGGCAAAAGGGTAAAGTGTTTTATCAATTATCTGGTGGGTACGAAGATTTTGGTAATTATCGAGTACCTGCTGATCAGTTTACGTATTTAGGCAATATCTACCAGTTAAAAGATGGTTTATTAGTGAATACTGGAGGGGATATTTCTTCTTTTAAAGCGGCAATAGGTTACGAAGGGAGTCATTGGGTGCATAGTTTATCAGTAAGTAATTTCACAGAAAATGTTGGTCTTTTTCCTGGTGCGACAGGTATTCCGACCAATAATTGGTTAGCAAGTTTTGAGGACAACCGTAAGCCTGAAGTACCAAAGCAAGAAATACAACATAATATGATTACCTACAATTCTCATGTAGACGTTTGGGGTGGCAACATATGGTTTGATATTGCACACCAGAATAATGAAAGAAAAGAGTTGTCAGATCCTAGAAGACATGGTAGACCATTAAATGAACAGGGATTTTTAGCCAACTATTTGATGCTTAAAACAACTTCTGCAAATGTACATTTTGATAAAGAAGGAAAGGTAATGCATTGGGAAGTAGGAGCGAACTATGAATTTCAGAGGAATATAAGGGATGGTTTTGATTTTTTAATTCCAAATTATGACCAAAGTACTTTTGGAGGATATGCAATGTTTGGATTACCATTGAATGAAAGGGTAAAGATATTAGGTGGTTTACGTTTTGATTATATCACTTTCAACTCAAAAGAATATAAAGATCCTTATTTTGAAGAACCACCAAATTCTGGAAATCCATGGCAAAGAGTGGATGATATCAATAATCAATATGAAAACTTATCGGCTTCGTTTGGGGTTCAGTTTGACTTGTTTAACTTGATAGGTGCAACTACAAACATAGCTAGAACTTTTAGGGCACCACGTGCCAATGAATTAGCATCAAACGGTGTGCATCATGGTACATTTAGACATGAACAAGGTAACCCTGACTTAAATCCTGAACAAGGTTACCAATGGGATTTGAATTTGTCATATGCAAAGAAAAAATTTGATGTACAATTCAATCCTTATTTCAATTACTATACAAACTATATTTATTTATCGGCTTTTCCAGAACCATCTCCATTACCAGATGCGGGACAGATTTATAAATATACTGAGGCACAAGGTTATTTTGTTGGATATGAGTTTGCACTCAATTGGGAAATGACTAGAAATATGAAGTTACATAACTCTGTAGAATATGTCTATTCTCAAAATACAGAAAGGAATAGATCATTTTCTTTTGTTCCACCTTTGTCGTCAAATACAGAACTTACTTATACTCATACAGTGTTGAGTAACTTCTTCTCAAAACCATTTGCAAGTGCTAATTTACAATTAACAGGAGACCAAAATAGAGTGGATATTAACGAACCAACGACTCCAGGTTATGCTGTTGTTGGTTTAAAATTCGGTACAGCATTTAATATGAAAAGAGTGTATGGTAATTTGATATTCAGAGTAGATAACCTTTTTGATACCTATTATATGCGTCACTTATCAAGATATAGAATATTAAACTTACCTGAACCAGGTAGAAACTTCTCTATTAACCTAACTGCATGGTTCTAA
- a CDS encoding cryptochrome/photolyase family protein: MSKSAALIYPHQLFKHSPLFEKEVECFFIIEEPLFFGQYNFHKQKIAYHRATMKFYEDYLKSKNYKVTYLDYTFLIKYDVFKILQSEGYHQVVCLDVADDWLSQKIIKGCDTNTLQLEWMNSLLHINSKLDNETYFKANKKKYYHSQFYKQQRTQLGILVDENNNPVGGQWSFDTENRKKYPAKKAPPSIKPVPKNTYWEEAYNYVEKQFKDNFGEIEKQPIYPITFNDSDVWLDDFLNVRFSEFGIYEDAIVASESFLNHSVLTPMLNIGLLTPHEILAKAKYKFEVDDIPLNSYEGFIRQIIGWREFIRGIYEANGRKERSTNFWKFDKKMPDSLYHGTTGLPPIDQTIKKIKETAYCHHIERLMILGNFMLLCEIDPDEVYQWFMELFIDAYDWVMVTNIYGMSQFADGGLMASKPYISSSNYIIKMSNYKKGEWQLVWDGLFWRFMDKHRDFLMKNPRLSMLIKNYDKMDPDKKEKLMNHAEQFLLTHQLPQKALFN, encoded by the coding sequence ATGAGTAAATCAGCAGCTTTAATCTACCCTCACCAACTGTTCAAGCATTCTCCACTTTTTGAAAAAGAAGTGGAGTGCTTTTTTATTATTGAAGAACCTTTATTCTTTGGTCAGTATAACTTTCATAAACAAAAAATTGCCTATCACAGAGCAACAATGAAATTTTATGAAGACTATTTAAAGAGTAAAAACTACAAAGTAACCTATCTTGATTATACCTTTTTAATTAAATATGATGTATTTAAAATTCTTCAATCCGAGGGTTACCATCAAGTGGTATGTTTGGATGTGGCTGATGATTGGTTATCTCAAAAGATAATAAAAGGTTGTGATACTAATACATTACAACTGGAATGGATGAATTCACTCCTTCATATCAATTCAAAACTTGATAATGAAACGTACTTTAAAGCAAATAAAAAAAAATACTATCATTCTCAATTTTACAAACAACAACGTACTCAGCTAGGTATTTTGGTTGATGAAAACAATAATCCGGTGGGTGGACAGTGGTCATTTGACACTGAAAACAGAAAAAAATATCCTGCTAAAAAGGCACCACCAAGTATTAAACCTGTACCTAAGAATACTTATTGGGAAGAGGCCTATAATTATGTAGAAAAACAGTTTAAAGACAATTTTGGAGAAATAGAAAAGCAACCTATCTACCCCATTACATTTAATGATAGTGACGTTTGGTTAGATGATTTTCTAAATGTCCGATTCTCGGAATTTGGTATATATGAAGATGCGATTGTCGCTTCTGAATCCTTTTTAAATCATAGTGTTTTAACACCTATGCTAAACATTGGGCTACTTACACCTCATGAAATACTAGCAAAGGCTAAATATAAATTCGAAGTAGATGATATTCCATTGAATTCTTATGAAGGATTTATTCGACAAATAATAGGATGGAGAGAATTTATTAGAGGGATATATGAGGCCAATGGCAGAAAAGAACGTTCTACCAATTTTTGGAAATTCGATAAAAAGATGCCCGACAGTTTATATCATGGAACTACAGGTCTCCCACCTATTGATCAGACCATAAAAAAGATAAAAGAAACCGCTTATTGTCATCATATTGAAAGATTAATGATTCTAGGAAACTTTATGTTACTATGCGAGATCGACCCTGATGAAGTGTATCAATGGTTTATGGAATTATTTATCGATGCCTATGACTGGGTAATGGTCACTAACATTTATGGTATGAGTCAGTTTGCGGATGGAGGATTGATGGCGAGTAAACCCTATATCTCGAGCAGTAATTATATCATAAAGATGAGTAATTACAAGAAAGGCGAATGGCAATTGGTTTGGGATGGTTTGTTTTGGCGATTTATGGATAAACATCGTGACTTCCTCATGAAAAATCCTCGATTGAGTATGTTAATTAAGAATTATGATAAAATGGATCCTGATAAAAAAGAAAAGCTGATGAATCATGCAGAACAATTTCTTTTGACACATCAGCTTCCTCAAAAAGCTCTATTTAATTAG
- a CDS encoding cryptochrome/deoxyribodipyrimidine photo-lyase family protein, producing MKKTKLNIVWLKRDLRTQDHLPLKKAEESTLPYLIIYILEPSVTSFKDTSQRHLQFIYHSVVSMNNYLKAFNHKVELLYGEALDVFSYLNDRFEIKEIFSYQESGIEITFTRDIKLKNVFNQYSIKWNEYQKDGVIRGINNRLGWDESWKKTMTSAVIKNEFDPSKSFQFEHPFTPPASVINSLKKYNKNFQPAGETNAWKYLASFAADRGKNYHKHISKPTESRKSCGRISPYLAWGNLSIRQSYQYLYKHPNKKIYGRAFHGILTRLKWHCHFIQKFETECEYEYICVNRGFETLTHENNNKLLNAWKIGNTGFPLIDATMRCLIQTGWINFRMRAMLVSFLCHHLDQDWRRGVFHLANLFLDYEPGIHFTQFQMQAGTTGVNTVRIYNPVKQSYDHDPKGVFIKKWVPELKDIPERYIHEPWKMTKLDFAFNNIEEPMYPNPIINLEERGKAARLKIYSHRKTDAVINDKNRILVLHTIRKNTSKAI from the coding sequence ATGAAAAAAACGAAACTAAATATCGTATGGTTAAAAAGAGATTTAAGAACTCAAGATCATTTACCCTTAAAAAAGGCTGAAGAAAGCACGCTTCCTTATTTAATAATTTACATTCTAGAACCATCAGTTACTTCATTTAAAGATACATCACAAAGGCATTTACAATTTATTTATCATTCTGTGGTAAGTATGAATAACTATCTTAAGGCTTTTAATCATAAAGTAGAACTACTATACGGTGAGGCATTGGATGTATTCTCTTATTTAAATGACCGTTTTGAAATTAAAGAGATCTTTTCCTATCAAGAAAGTGGAATTGAAATTACGTTCACAAGAGATATAAAGCTCAAAAACGTATTTAATCAATACTCGATAAAATGGAATGAATATCAAAAAGATGGGGTAATAAGAGGTATTAATAATAGATTAGGATGGGATGAGTCTTGGAAAAAAACGATGACTTCAGCAGTAATTAAAAATGAATTTGACCCAAGTAAATCATTTCAATTTGAACACCCTTTTACCCCTCCTGCTTCAGTTATCAATTCACTTAAAAAGTATAATAAAAATTTTCAACCAGCAGGTGAAACTAATGCCTGGAAATATTTAGCCTCTTTTGCAGCTGATAGAGGAAAAAACTATCATAAACACATATCTAAACCTACAGAGAGCAGAAAGAGTTGTGGTAGGATTTCACCCTATTTAGCTTGGGGAAATTTATCTATTCGTCAATCCTATCAGTATTTATACAAGCATCCGAATAAGAAAATATATGGTAGAGCATTTCATGGGATATTAACTCGATTGAAATGGCATTGTCATTTTATTCAAAAGTTTGAAACGGAATGTGAATATGAATACATCTGTGTTAATAGAGGATTTGAAACACTCACACATGAAAACAATAATAAACTATTAAATGCATGGAAAATAGGTAATACAGGTTTTCCTCTTATAGATGCGACAATGCGTTGTTTGATTCAAACTGGATGGATAAATTTTAGAATGAGAGCCATGCTTGTGAGTTTCTTATGTCACCATCTCGACCAAGATTGGCGTAGAGGAGTATTCCACTTAGCTAATTTATTCCTTGATTATGAACCTGGCATACATTTCACACAATTTCAGATGCAAGCGGGCACCACCGGAGTAAATACAGTAAGAATATATAATCCTGTTAAACAGTCGTACGATCACGATCCTAAGGGAGTTTTCATTAAAAAATGGGTTCCTGAATTAAAAGATATACCAGAAAGGTATATTCATGAACCATGGAAAATGACCAAATTGGATTTTGCCTTTAACAACATAGAGGAACCAATGTACCCCAACCCAATTATCAATTTAGAGGAGAGAGGAAAAGCTGCTCGATTGAAAATCTATTCTCATCGTAAAACGGATGCAGTCATAAATGATAAAAACCGTATTTTAGTTTTACACACTATCCGTAAGAACACCTCAAAAGCAATTTAG
- a CDS encoding TIGR03643 family protein — translation MKTMFTTDDIDRVIQMAWEDKTPFSAIKHQFGLSESDVKKLMKKELRYKSYVLWRKRVNSGKSSKHEMKRSSEMNKFKSNHQRIITLNKISKR, via the coding sequence ATGAAAACAATGTTTACTACTGATGATATTGATAGAGTAATACAAATGGCATGGGAAGATAAGACACCTTTCTCTGCAATTAAACATCAATTTGGACTTTCTGAATCTGATGTAAAGAAGTTGATGAAGAAAGAACTTAGATATAAAAGCTATGTTCTTTGGCGGAAGAGAGTAAACTCTGGAAAAAGTAGTAAGCATGAAATGAAACGGTCCTCTGAAATGAATAAATTTAAATCGAACCATCAGAGAATAATAACACTAAATAAGATAAGTAAACGATAA
- a CDS encoding acetate/propionate family kinase gives MKILVINAGSSSLKYQLFEMDGTQVLCSGIVERIGLENGIITHKTFDAEGNATKTKKELPIPNHNVGLTEVVGLLTDADNGVIQNTDDIQAVGHRVVHGGEFFSETMVITEEVEAKIKECFQLAPLHNPANLQGIEDCKAIFTKATQVAVFDTAFHQTMPGKAFRYAVPTELYEKHGVRVYGMHGTSHKYVSKAAIDHLGLAGKDSKIITVHLGNGCSMSAVRNGECIDTSMGFSPLDGLMMGTRSGDIDPAVVFYLMDKLNMKSEEVYDLLNKKSGMLGVTGDSDMRDIEDRFAAGDEVAILATHMYTYRIKKYIGAYMAALNGADAICFTAGVGENDHGIRHYSSIELEGLGIELDAEKNKNLRASDIEEISTPSSKVKVLIVPTNEELEIAQQTLAVLN, from the coding sequence ATGAAAATCCTTGTTATTAATGCAGGTAGTTCATCGCTAAAATATCAATTATTTGAGATGGACGGTACACAAGTGTTGTGTTCAGGTATCGTAGAAAGAATCGGTCTTGAAAATGGAATTATCACTCATAAAACTTTCGATGCTGAAGGTAATGCTACTAAAACAAAAAAAGAATTACCAATTCCCAACCATAACGTTGGTTTAACTGAAGTTGTAGGTTTATTAACTGATGCTGACAACGGTGTTATCCAAAATACTGATGACATTCAAGCTGTTGGTCACCGTGTTGTACACGGAGGTGAATTCTTTAGCGAAACAATGGTAATCACTGAAGAAGTGGAAGCTAAAATTAAAGAGTGTTTCCAGTTGGCTCCTTTGCATAACCCTGCCAACTTACAAGGTATTGAGGATTGTAAAGCAATCTTTACAAAAGCAACTCAAGTAGCTGTATTTGATACTGCATTCCACCAAACAATGCCAGGTAAAGCATTCCGTTATGCTGTACCTACTGAATTATATGAAAAGCATGGTGTTCGTGTTTATGGTATGCACGGTACTTCTCATAAATACGTATCTAAAGCCGCTATCGACCACTTAGGTTTAGCCGGTAAGGATTCTAAAATCATTACAGTTCATTTAGGTAACGGTTGTTCAATGTCAGCTGTTCGTAATGGTGAGTGTATTGATACTTCTATGGGCTTCTCTCCTCTTGATGGTTTAATGATGGGTACTCGTTCTGGTGATATTGACCCTGCAGTTGTTTTCTATTTAATGGATAAATTAAATATGAAATCTGAAGAGGTTTACGACTTATTGAACAAAAAATCGGGTATGTTAGGTGTAACAGGTGATTCAGATATGAGAGATATCGAAGATCGTTTCGCTGCAGGTGATGAAGTGGCAATCCTTGCTACTCATATGTACACTTACAGAATCAAAAAATATATTGGTGCTTACATGGCTGCCTTGAACGGTGCTGATGCTATCTGTTTCACAGCAGGTGTTGGTGAAAACGACCACGGTATTCGTCACTATTCATCAATCGAGTTAGAAGGTTTAGGAATCGAATTAGACGCTGAAAAGAACAAAAACTTAAGAGCTTCTGATATTGAAGAAATTTCTACTCCAAGCTCAAAAGTTAAAGTACTTATCGTACCTACTAATGAGGAATTAGAAATTGCTCAACAAACTTTGGCAGTTTTAAACTAA
- the pta gene encoding phosphate acetyltransferase has translation MTNSIYISTAEPNSGKALVALGILENSLRKSSKVGFFKPVIGDYNSGKEDEHISLVIDHFGLDLNYEEAYGLTLKRANELISQGKKDEMLEIVISKYKKLEERFDFILIESSDYKNSITLEHSLNIEFAKNLASPVLVLTNAHNKSIDDCIDALRVAIDDFASNDCEVIGSIVNRVNTDIINDLNTELAKQFKGNKMLLSTVPADDRMSSPTVRDIVEHTNAKVLYGEKNLDVLVDNITIAAMQMQNFLPKIKENSLVITPGDRSDILLGTISAHRAQSYPNVSGMLLTTGLEPDDSIKQVIDGMKDMFPILSVPENTYLTANFANEVHASMRANDLSRISYAKELFDKHVDSKILSELLATVKVKGMTPKMFQYTLTERARQKKARIVLPEGNDHRVLEASAILASQDIVDIILLGKKEEIVDVARKNAITIDFDKIEIINPVEYVKFNEYVNTLYELRKHKGMNLDMATDAMSDVSYFGTMMVQMGDANGMVSGAVHTTAATIRPALQVIKTKPGTSVVSSVFFMSLPDRVLVYGDCAVNPNPNSEQLAEIAISSAETAIAFGIEPKIAMLSYSSGSSGSGEQVEKVRAATEIAKEKRPDLKIEGPIQYDAAVDPTVGAQKMPGSEVAGQANVLVFPDLNTGNNTYKAVQRETGAIAIGPVLQGLNKPVNDLSRGCLVEDILNTVIITAIQGNQA, from the coding sequence ATGACGAATTCGATTTACATTAGTACTGCCGAGCCTAATAGCGGAAAGGCGTTGGTAGCATTGGGAATTTTAGAAAATTCCCTCCGTAAAAGTTCAAAAGTAGGTTTCTTTAAACCTGTGATTGGCGATTACAATTCTGGAAAAGAAGACGAACACATTTCTTTGGTGATTGACCATTTCGGTTTAGATCTTAACTACGAAGAAGCGTATGGTCTTACACTAAAAAGAGCAAACGAACTTATTTCTCAAGGTAAAAAAGACGAAATGTTAGAGATCGTCATCTCTAAGTACAAGAAACTTGAGGAGAGATTCGATTTTATCCTTATCGAAAGTTCTGATTACAAAAACTCTATTACTTTAGAACATAGTTTAAACATTGAGTTCGCTAAAAACTTAGCTTCACCAGTTTTAGTTTTAACTAATGCTCATAACAAATCAATTGACGATTGTATTGATGCATTAAGAGTAGCAATTGATGATTTCGCTTCTAATGATTGTGAAGTAATCGGTTCTATTGTTAACCGTGTAAACACAGATATCATCAACGATTTAAATACTGAGTTAGCCAAGCAATTTAAGGGTAACAAAATGTTATTATCTACTGTTCCTGCAGACGACAGAATGTCTAGCCCAACAGTAAGAGATATCGTTGAACATACAAATGCAAAAGTCCTTTATGGTGAGAAAAACTTGGACGTTCTAGTGGATAACATCACTATTGCTGCCATGCAAATGCAAAACTTCTTACCTAAGATTAAAGAGAATTCTTTAGTAATCACTCCTGGCGATAGAAGTGATATTCTTTTGGGTACAATCTCTGCTCATAGAGCACAATCTTATCCAAACGTATCAGGTATGTTATTAACTACCGGTTTAGAGCCAGACGATTCTATTAAGCAAGTAATCGACGGTATGAAAGATATGTTCCCAATTCTTTCAGTTCCTGAAAATACTTACTTGACAGCTAACTTTGCAAACGAAGTTCACGCTTCTATGAGAGCAAACGATTTGTCAAGAATCTCTTATGCTAAAGAATTATTTGATAAACACGTTGATTCTAAGATTCTTTCTGAATTATTAGCGACTGTAAAAGTAAAAGGAATGACTCCTAAGATGTTCCAATACACGCTTACAGAAAGAGCTCGTCAGAAAAAGGCAAGAATCGTATTACCTGAGGGTAATGATCACAGAGTTCTTGAGGCTTCAGCTATCTTAGCTTCTCAAGATATTGTGGACATCATCTTGTTAGGTAAAAAAGAAGAAATCGTAGATGTAGCTAGAAAAAATGCTATCACTATCGATTTTGATAAAATTGAGATCATCAACCCTGTCGAATATGTGAAATTCAATGAGTATGTAAATACTCTATATGAATTAAGAAAACATAAAGGCATGAACTTAGATATGGCTACAGATGCTATGTCTGATGTATCTTACTTCGGTACAATGATGGTACAAATGGGTGATGCGAATGGTATGGTATCAGGAGCTGTTCATACAACTGCTGCAACAATCCGTCCAGCACTTCAAGTAATCAAAACTAAGCCAGGTACTTCTGTAGTATCTTCAGTATTCTTTATGAGTTTACCTGATCGTGTATTAGTTTATGGTGACTGTGCAGTGAACCCTAACCCGAACTCAGAGCAGTTAGCTGAAATTGCAATTTCTTCTGCAGAGACAGCTATTGCCTTTGGTATTGAGCCTAAGATTGCAATGTTGTCTTACTCTTCTGGTTCATCAGGATCTGGTGAGCAAGTAGAAAAAGTAAGAGCAGCTACAGAAATCGCTAAGGAGAAACGTCCTGATCTTAAGATTGAAGGTCCTATCCAGTACGATGCAGCTGTAGATCCAACAGTTGGTGCTCAAAAAATGCCTGGTTCCGAAGTTGCTGGTCAAGCCAACGTATTGGTATTCCCAGACCTAAACACTGGTAACAACACTTATAAAGCCGTTCAAAGAGAGACAGGTGCAATTGCAATTGGTCCAGTTCTTCAAGGTTTAAACAAGCCTGTGAACGATTTATCAAGAGGTTGTTTAGTGGAGGATATCTTGAACACAGTAATTATTACTGCCATCCAAGGTAACCAAGCATAA
- a CDS encoding RidA family protein: MKQVIFSEKAPSPLGPYSQAILNNDTLYVSGQIAIDQSTGNFVSDGIENETHQVMKNLGYVLEAAGMNYSNVVKCSIFVRDMNDFVQINNVYATYFDEATAPARETVQVARLPKDVGIEISCIAIK; the protein is encoded by the coding sequence ATGAAACAAGTAATCTTTAGTGAGAAGGCTCCAAGTCCTCTTGGACCATACTCACAAGCTATCCTAAACAACGATACTCTTTATGTTTCTGGTCAAATTGCAATTGATCAGTCTACAGGCAATTTTGTCTCTGATGGTATTGAAAATGAAACCCATCAAGTAATGAAGAACCTGGGATATGTTCTTGAAGCAGCAGGAATGAATTATAGTAACGTTGTAAAATGCAGCATTTTTGTTCGAGATATGAACGACTTCGTTCAGATTAACAATGTATATGCCACGTATTTTGACGAAGCTACAGCTCCTGCAAGAGAAACCGTACAAGTAGCTAGATTACCGAAAGACGTGGGTATTGAAATATCTTGTATCGCGATTAAGTAA
- a CDS encoding Hpt domain-containing protein, translating to MSTIQNSKMYDLTQLQALSRGDDSFVTKMIDSFLTNLNEGIEEINEAVSYNDWATIAKVAHRLKPSFQILGVNSLSEVILHLEKDYLNDNFDENSYNEIIKKFVSSSGVLKGQIQQFLHN from the coding sequence ATGAGTACTATCCAAAATAGTAAAATGTACGACTTAACCCAGTTACAAGCATTATCCAGAGGCGACGATAGTTTTGTTACCAAGATGATTGATTCGTTTCTTACTAACTTAAATGAAGGTATTGAAGAGATCAATGAAGCTGTTTCTTATAATGATTGGGCGACTATCGCTAAAGTTGCACACCGTCTTAAACCATCGTTTCAAATTTTAGGCGTTAATTCTTTATCTGAAGTTATCTTACATCTAGAGAAAGATTATCTAAATGACAACTTTGATGAAAATAGTTACAATGAAATCATTAAAAAATTTGTAAGCAGTAGCGGAGTACTTAAAGGACAAATTCAACAATTTTTACATAATTAA